The following coding sequences lie in one Anaerolineales bacterium genomic window:
- a CDS encoding DMT family transporter produces MTQLGLALLLVSACIHLVTHVAIKASRNRDAFIWWMLLWDAVLFAPLLVLLWEPFPAEAWKYILLSSIFEATYFLAIGKAYRGGDLSVVYPLARGSAVVFLLIWSAAVLNEQLTKGGVAGVLVIAGGLYLINLPRLGAWREPLRALRMAGPRWALFAGLSTSLYTAIDKVGIGHVTPFVYTYLALLVTLLWLTPISFALVKWSELRREMRFSSWRAVLAGFTTMAAYLLVLVSMSLGTPASYAGAVREFSVVLGAAYGVLVLKEQGGRLRILGSVLVALGIGVIGLLG; encoded by the coding sequence ATGACCCAACTCGGCCTGGCGCTGCTGCTGGTTTCCGCCTGTATCCATCTGGTGACGCATGTCGCCATCAAGGCCTCGCGCAACCGCGACGCCTTCATTTGGTGGATGCTGCTGTGGGACGCGGTGCTCTTCGCCCCGCTGCTTGTCCTGCTCTGGGAGCCGTTTCCAGCCGAGGCTTGGAAGTACATCCTGCTGAGTTCGATCTTCGAGGCAACGTACTTCCTCGCCATCGGCAAGGCCTACCGGGGTGGCGACCTGTCGGTTGTCTATCCCCTGGCGCGCGGTTCGGCCGTAGTCTTCCTGCTGATCTGGTCGGCGGCCGTGCTCAACGAGCAGCTGACGAAGGGCGGCGTGGCGGGGGTGCTGGTGATCGCCGGCGGGCTGTATCTGATCAACCTGCCCCGCCTGGGGGCCTGGCGCGAGCCGCTGCGCGCTCTGCGCATGGCGGGGCCGCGCTGGGCGCTGTTTGCAGGCCTGAGCACCTCGCTCTACACCGCCATCGACAAGGTCGGCATCGGGCATGTCACGCCCTTCGTCTACACCTATCTGGCGCTGCTGGTGACGCTGCTGTGGCTGACGCCGATCAGCTTCGCCCTGGTGAAATGGTCCGAGCTGCGACGGGAGATGCGTTTCTCCAGCTGGCGGGCCGTGCTGGCGGGATTCACCACCATGGCCGCCTATCTCCTGGTGCTGGTGTCGATGTCGCTGGGTACCCCGGCCAGCTACGCCGGAGCGGTGCGCGAGTTCAGCGTTGTGCTGGGAGCGGCCTACGGCGTGCTGGTCCTGAAAGAGCAAGGCGGGCGGCTGCGGATCCTGGGATCGGTGCTGGTAGCATTGGGGATCGGCGTGATCGGCCTGCTTGGGTGA
- a CDS encoding trimethylamine methyltransferase family protein, whose translation MITHYATLLTPEQVERVHDASLEILEKVGMLVRNQRAREIFARHGCPVDGESQIVRFPRAVVEEFRRQMPPRFTFYGRDPRFDRTMPDDSPIIVTGSSAPNVIDAVTGADRRATSADLARIAHLVNELEGYDVFSISTLADDAPPGLFSIARLYTSLKNTVKPVRASGPPEDFEKILQLCYLVAGSEAAYRAHPFVTHHYCPVVSPLTMDFDSTAASIFYTEQKLPCYPTIVPNGGLTAPLTLMGVLTQGNAEFLAAAVLEQMIDPGKATIYASLPTIGDMRTGAYAPGAIETGIIMIAVGQMARFYNVPSGAYIGLTNSKVNDAQSGYETGMSCTAGLLGGVDMYNVAGLLDALMAFDFAKAVIDDEIALMLKRIQRGMEYSEDNLALDLITEVGPGGMFMDQVHTLERMKTAAYLPRVSDRDARQQWIEKGSPDSQAHAMRRVRDILTRDNPAVFSPEVDARVRAAFAGLVAGDSRPPKGWDKSAPAEPSGGRSREERRRARAAGN comes from the coding sequence ATGATCACCCACTATGCCACCCTACTCACACCGGAGCAGGTCGAGCGTGTCCACGATGCCTCTCTCGAAATCCTAGAGAAAGTCGGCATGCTGGTGCGCAACCAGCGGGCGCGGGAGATCTTCGCCCGCCACGGCTGCCCAGTTGATGGCGAGAGCCAGATCGTCCGCTTCCCCCGGGCCGTGGTCGAGGAGTTCCGCAGGCAGATGCCCCCGCGGTTCACCTTCTATGGGCGGGACCCACGCTTCGACCGAACCATGCCCGACGATAGCCCGATCATTGTCACCGGCAGCTCGGCGCCCAATGTGATCGACGCGGTCACCGGCGCCGACCGCCGGGCGACTTCAGCAGACCTGGCGCGCATTGCCCACCTGGTGAACGAACTCGAAGGCTACGATGTGTTCTCAATCTCAACCCTGGCGGATGACGCTCCCCCAGGGCTGTTCAGCATCGCCCGTCTGTACACCTCGCTCAAGAACACGGTCAAGCCGGTGCGGGCCAGCGGTCCCCCGGAGGACTTCGAGAAGATCCTGCAGCTGTGCTACCTGGTGGCTGGCAGCGAAGCGGCCTATCGGGCGCATCCCTTCGTCACCCATCACTACTGTCCGGTAGTTTCCCCGCTGACGATGGACTTCGATTCAACCGCAGCCTCGATCTTCTACACCGAGCAGAAGCTCCCCTGCTACCCAACCATCGTCCCCAACGGCGGGCTGACGGCGCCGTTGACGCTGATGGGAGTGCTGACCCAGGGCAATGCCGAGTTCCTGGCGGCCGCCGTTCTCGAGCAGATGATCGATCCGGGCAAGGCCACCATCTACGCCAGCCTGCCGACGATCGGCGATATGCGCACCGGGGCCTACGCCCCGGGTGCGATCGAAACCGGGATCATCATGATTGCCGTCGGCCAGATGGCGCGCTTCTACAACGTCCCCTCCGGCGCCTACATCGGCCTGACCAACTCTAAGGTCAACGACGCCCAGTCCGGGTACGAGACGGGAATGTCGTGTACGGCCGGCCTGCTGGGCGGGGTTGACATGTACAACGTGGCTGGCCTGCTCGATGCCCTGATGGCATTCGACTTCGCCAAGGCAGTGATTGATGATGAGATCGCCCTGATGCTCAAGCGCATCCAACGCGGCATGGAGTACAGCGAGGACAACCTGGCGCTGGATTTGATCACCGAAGTCGGCCCGGGCGGGATGTTCATGGATCAGGTGCACACGCTGGAGCGAATGAAGACCGCCGCCTACCTGCCCCGCGTCTCCGACCGAGATGCCCGGCAGCAATGGATCGAGAAGGGCTCTCCCGACTCGCAGGCGCATGCCATGCGGCGGGTCCGGGACATCCTGACCCGCGACAACCCTGCGGTCTTCTCGCCAGAGGTCGATGCCCGGGTGCGGGCCGCCTTCGCCGGATTGGTGGCTGGCGACTCGCGGCCGCCGAAGGGTTGGGACAAATCCGCCCCGGCAGAGCCGTCAGGCGGGCGGTCGCGCGAAGAACGGCGTCGGGCCCGTGCGGCCGGCAACTGA
- a CDS encoding GntR family transcriptional regulator, producing the protein MPAPASAPPDAPPADPVSRRLTSAPLYIQIAESLLGRIESGELAPGDRLPPERSLSEMLGVNRMTVRQALRVLELQGLLERRQGRGTTVALPKFDRNAGRLFSFTRGMQRQGLRPGARLLALEQRPVEAGMAKDLSIPASSMVFVITRLRTVNQVPALLERYTLPVRRFPDLDRHDLQSRSVFEILATEYGVVIERAWQSLEPVLATSIEAGLLQIVVGAPLMLERRISYDPEGRAVEAGRDLYRGDRFRFITETAPREG; encoded by the coding sequence ATGCCTGCGCCAGCCAGTGCCCCGCCTGACGCCCCGCCGGCCGACCCCGTCAGCCGCCGGCTGACCTCGGCCCCCCTGTACATTCAAATCGCCGAAAGTCTGCTGGGCCGCATCGAATCCGGCGAACTGGCGCCGGGCGACCGGCTGCCGCCGGAGCGCTCCTTGAGCGAGATGCTCGGCGTAAACCGCATGACCGTCCGCCAGGCGCTGCGGGTGCTCGAGTTGCAGGGACTGCTGGAGCGGCGCCAGGGCCGCGGCACCACCGTCGCCCTGCCCAAGTTCGATCGCAATGCCGGACGGCTGTTCTCGTTCACCCGCGGCATGCAACGCCAGGGTCTGAGACCCGGGGCGCGCCTGCTGGCGCTCGAGCAGCGACCGGTCGAGGCCGGCATGGCCAAAGACCTCTCGATCCCGGCCTCAAGCATGGTGTTCGTCATCACCCGGCTGCGCACGGTGAACCAGGTGCCAGCCCTGTTGGAGCGCTACACGTTGCCGGTGCGACGATTCCCCGATCTCGATCGTCACGACTTGCAATCCCGATCCGTGTTTGAGATCCTGGCCACCGAGTACGGTGTGGTCATCGAGCGCGCCTGGCAGAGCTTGGAGCCGGTGCTGGCCACTTCGATCGAGGCCGGGCTGCTGCAGATTGTTGTTGGAGCGCCGCTCATGTTGGAGCGGCGCATTTCGTATGACCCGGAGGGCCGGGCCGTCGAGGCCGGCCGAGACCTATACCGCGGCGATCGGTTTCGCTTCATCACCGAGACCGCCCCGCGAGAGGGCTGA
- a CDS encoding ABC transporter ATP-binding protein, with amino-acid sequence MAFLSIQHASKRYAQAAAVEDFNLEVERGELVSFLGPSGCGKTTTLRMVAGFEIPSSGKIELNGVDITNKPPNRRNVGMVFQAYALFPNMTVGHNVAFGLKVAKRPKDEIAGRVKEMLGLIRMPELENRYPHQLSGGQQQRVALARALAVKPQVLLLDEPLSALDAKIRVELRYEIRRIQQELGITTIYVTHDQEEALALSDRVVVMSAGRMEQIGKPWEIYNYPTSTFVAGFVGTLNQLRSRVVDAPTGELDYHGQRFKVSGELPPGETVVAMLRPEQLRMGVHEGENQLTGKLISLAFLGAIVRMGLELGDAIVTLDTLNERRLALPKIGEPLTISFPPHAAWVMAAG; translated from the coding sequence ATGGCCTTCTTATCGATTCAGCATGCAAGCAAGCGTTATGCCCAGGCTGCGGCCGTTGAGGACTTCAACCTCGAGGTGGAAAGAGGGGAACTGGTTTCGTTTCTGGGCCCCAGCGGCTGCGGGAAGACCACCACGCTTCGGATGGTAGCGGGCTTCGAAATCCCCTCGAGCGGAAAGATCGAACTGAACGGCGTGGACATCACCAACAAGCCGCCGAATCGCCGCAACGTAGGGATGGTCTTCCAGGCATACGCCCTGTTCCCGAACATGACCGTTGGCCACAATGTCGCCTTCGGGCTGAAGGTCGCCAAGAGGCCGAAGGACGAGATCGCCGGGCGCGTCAAGGAGATGCTTGGCCTGATCCGGATGCCCGAGTTGGAGAATCGCTACCCGCATCAGCTTTCCGGTGGTCAGCAGCAGCGGGTGGCCTTGGCGCGGGCCTTGGCCGTCAAACCGCAGGTGCTGCTCTTGGACGAGCCGCTCTCGGCGCTGGACGCCAAGATCCGGGTTGAGCTGCGCTATGAGATCCGGCGCATCCAACAGGAACTGGGGATCACCACGATCTATGTCACCCACGACCAGGAAGAGGCGCTCGCCCTCTCGGATCGCGTGGTCGTGATGAGCGCCGGGCGCATGGAGCAGATCGGGAAGCCGTGGGAGATCTACAACTACCCGACGAGCACGTTCGTGGCTGGCTTTGTCGGAACCCTGAACCAACTGCGCAGCCGCGTGGTCGACGCTCCGACGGGCGAGCTGGACTACCACGGCCAACGCTTCAAGGTCAGCGGCGAGCTGCCGCCGGGGGAGACCGTGGTGGCGATGCTGCGGCCGGAGCAGCTTCGCATGGGCGTGCATGAAGGCGAGAACCAACTGACCGGCAAGCTGATCTCGCTGGCGTTCCTGGGAGCGATCGTGCGCATGGGATTGGAGCTCGGGGATGCAATCGTGACCCTGGATACGTTGAACGAGCGGCGACTAGCGCTGCCGAAGATCGGCGAGCCCTTGACGATCTCGTTCCCGCCCCACGCCGCCTGGGTGATGGCCGCAGGCTAG
- a CDS encoding ABC transporter permease translates to MRRSGRTWAWFWMILGILYFFLPLLATFMFSLHAQRGTLSLVAYQNVLHDRAFIYNFTASVIWAIFTIVVGILLFVPTAFVIRLKLPKFRAPVEFITLLPFVIPAIVYVFALVRTYSRPPLLIVNSPFLLIAAYTILCMPYMYSAVDTGLRAIDVRTLTEAAQSLGGGWGVILFRIILPNIRVAILSGTFLSFAIVMGELILAQYLVKPAFAPYMAYLMQQKAYEPAALAVISFGLTWASMGIIQVMSRGGRGQAPVAAGH, encoded by the coding sequence ATGAGACGCAGCGGTCGGACGTGGGCCTGGTTCTGGATGATCCTGGGTATCCTCTACTTTTTCCTGCCCCTGCTTGCGACCTTTATGTTCTCACTGCATGCCCAACGCGGGACCTTGAGTCTTGTGGCTTACCAGAATGTCTTGCACGACCGGGCTTTCATCTACAACTTCACCGCATCCGTGATTTGGGCGATTTTCACGATCGTGGTCGGGATTCTGCTCTTCGTGCCCACGGCCTTCGTCATACGGCTGAAGCTGCCAAAATTCCGCGCCCCCGTTGAGTTCATCACCCTGCTTCCGTTCGTAATCCCCGCCATTGTGTATGTCTTCGCTTTGGTGCGCACCTACAGCAGGCCGCCCCTTCTCATCGTCAACAGCCCGTTCTTGCTGATCGCGGCTTACACGATTCTGTGCATGCCGTACATGTATAGTGCGGTGGACACGGGGCTACGCGCGATTGATGTGCGCACGCTGACCGAGGCCGCCCAGAGCCTGGGGGGCGGCTGGGGCGTGATCCTGTTCCGCATCATCCTGCCCAATATCCGGGTGGCGATCCTGAGCGGCACGTTCTTGAGCTTCGCGATCGTGATGGGCGAGCTGATCCTCGCCCAGTATCTGGTCAAGCCGGCCTTTGCTCCGTATATGGCTTACCTGATGCAACAGAAGGCGTATGAGCCGGCGGCTCTGGCCGTCATCAGCTTTGGGCTCACCTGGGCGTCGATGGGCATCATCCAGGTCATGAGCCGGGGTGGGCGCGGGCAGGCACCGGTTGCTGCAGGGCACTAG